The following proteins are encoded in a genomic region of Canis lupus familiaris isolate Mischka breed German Shepherd chromosome 6, alternate assembly UU_Cfam_GSD_1.0, whole genome shotgun sequence:
- the ZNF174 gene encoding zinc finger protein 174, with amino-acid sequence MAAKMEITLSSQSHIQTSSKPERHIIAKLEDKREPTLQKDRPDPELSRQSFRRFCYQEVSGPQEALSRLQQLCRQWLQPELHTKEQILELLVLEQFLNILPPEIQARVRHRCPMSSKEIVTLVEDFQRAAKRPKQWVAVCMQGQKVLLEKTGSQLGEQELPDFQLQTPRRYPRESSVEEPSQAGSQDQLSSHHWEKSPPLQEPGPKLAGTETPRMKSDNKENPQPEGAKGGKPCAVSPGRSKGNSLQSPETRGANMNESRLSRKQVSPPNAQKPFAHYQRHCRELEYISSPLKSHPLRELKKSKGSKRSLSSRLQRLGHQLTHSAKKPYKCDDCGKSFTWNSELKRHKRVHTGERPYTCGECGNCFGRQSTLKLHQRIHTGEKPYQCSQCGKSFRQSSNLHQHHRLHHGD; translated from the exons ATGGCGGCCAAGATGGAGATCACTCTGAGCTCGCAGTCCCACATTCAGACTTCTTCCAAGCCAGAAAGACACATTATAGCAAAGCTGGAAGACAAACGGGAACCCACTCTGCAAAAAGACCGCCCCGATCCTGAGCTCTCCCGCCAGAGCTTCCGACGGTTCTGTTACCAAGAGGTGTCCGGACCCCAGGAGGCCCTCTCCAGGCTCCAGCAGCTCTGCCGTCAGTGGCTGCAGCCCGAGCTGCACACCAAGGAGCAGATTCTGGAGCTGCTGGTGCTGGAGCAGTTCCTGAACATCCTGCCTCCGGAGATCCAGGCTCGGGTCAGGCATCGATGTCCAATGAGCAGCAAGGAGATTGTGACCCTGGTGGAAGATTTTCAAAGAGCAGCCAAGAGACCAAAGCAGTGG GTGGCCGTTTGTATGCAAGGGCAGAAGGTGCTCTTGGAGAAGACTGGATCTCAGCTTGGAGAACAGGAACTCCCAGACTTTCAACTGCAAACTCCTAGGAGGTATCCCAGAGAGAGTTCTGTGGAGGAGCCTTCCCAGGCGGGATCTCAGGATCAGCTGAGCTCTCATCATTGGGAAAAATCCCCGCCCCTTCAGGAACCAGGCCCCAAATTGGCTGGGACAG AGACTCCCAGAATGAAAAGTGACAACAAGGAAAATCCGCAGCCAGAGGGGGCTAAAGGAGGAAAGCCATGTGCAGTGTCCCCTGGCAGATCCAAAGGGAATAGTCTGCAGAGTCCTGAGACGAGAGGGGCGAATATGAATGAATCCCGGTTGTCACGGAAGCAGGTCAGTCCCCCGAATGCTCAGAAGCCATTCGCTCACTACCAGAGACATTGCAGAGAACTGGAATACATCAGCAGCCCCTTGAAAAGCCACCCACTGAGAGAGctgaagaaaagcaaaggaagcaAAAGGAGCCTGAGCAGTCGTTTGCAACGTCTTGGTCACCAGCTAACCCATTCAGCAAAGAAGCCGTACAAATGTGATGACTGTGGGAAAAGCTTCACATGGAATTCGGAGCTGAAAAGACACAAGCGCGTACACACAGGGGAGAGGCCCTACACATGCGGAGAATGTGGGAACTGCTTTGGGCGCCAGTCTACCCTAAAGCTGCACCAGAGAATCCACACCGGAGAGAAGCCATACCAGTGCAGCCAATGTGGGAAAAGTTTTCGCCAGAGCTCAAACCTCCACCAGCACCACAGACTCCACCACGGGGACTGA